A genome region from Arachis duranensis cultivar V14167 chromosome 8, aradu.V14167.gnm2.J7QH, whole genome shotgun sequence includes the following:
- the LOC107460987 gene encoding KH domain-containing protein HEN4, producing the protein MTSSKRPNAEPNGKAKRQKSGTGFSPLDFAPGSVVFRLLCSASRIGSVIGKGGATVTQIRQETGVKVKIEEAVPGCDERVITILGSDKETEEVTDQGREVNNNNNNNKNDDDEAESKEKEIGAKDDAHNDEDKGSVPVEDLKSEKGNSAIRKALSLVFEKMVEGMEETTEGDKEGSKSLSFVFRLLVLSSQVGCLLGKGGSVIKQMSADSGAQIRILPRDKLPLCASDSDELVQITGGIDVVRKALQSVSQQLLENPPRDHEPLRANPTGPSSHSAGQFPPHNRSLAAQGAPFAAGPRDISVFHPGPPVIPKFHEGAIHGRMRPSQEMLTFRLLCHAERVGNVIGKGGAIIKAVLNYCYGAHPDDRVSPVQEAVFRVQSRIGRSIPDPKEHNMLARLLVSSNQIGCLLGKGGSIITEMRKLSGAHIRILGKDKVPKCASEDEEVIQISGEVEAVHDALLQVTTRLRHHFFRDAFPSINYPSNSPFLDQGPPFPPYFGRRGLSPPGMYSNLGPPPHGGFPLDDGPPFINNIRRPGIPPHLSERKPWGPQGLLEGGGPMGLPDFPGGPHRRIPGFASGGQPIITSTTVEVVVPRKLVPVIYGEDGECLKQILEISDANIKFMDPKPGAVETKIIISGTPEQTHAAQSLIQAFVLNETESG; encoded by the exons ATGACATCGTCTAAGAGGCCAAATGCGGAGCCAAATGGGAAAGCGAAACGCCAAAAGTCAGGAACTGGTTTTTCGCCGTTGGATTTTGCTCCGGGGAGTGTTGTTTTCCGGTTGCTCTGCTCCGCGTCAAGGATTGGGAGTGTTATCGGCAAAGGTGGTGCCACCGTGACACAAATCCGACAGGAGACTGGTGTGAAGGTTAAGATTGAGGAAGCTGTACCTGGATGTGATGAGAGGGTTATTACTATTTTAGGTTCTGATAAGGAGACTGAGGAAGTCACTGACCAAGGAAGGGAGgttaataacaataacaacaacaataaaaatgatgatgatgaagctGAGAGCAAGGAGAAGGAGATTGGGGCAAAAGACGATGCACACAATGATGAAGATAAGGGGTCTGTTCCGGTTGAAGATTTGAAGAGTGAGAAGGGGAATTCTGCCATTCGGAAGGCTCTCTCGCTGGTTTTTGAGAAGATGGTTGAAGGAATGGAGGAGACAACAGAGGGGGATAAAGAAGGTAGTAAATCTTTGTCCTTTGTTTTTAGGCTACTTGTCCTTTCTAGTCAAGTTGGATGCCTTCTGGGGAAAGGTGGTAGCGTAATAAAGCAAATGTCAGCTGATAGTGGGGCACAGATTCGGATCCTTCCAAGGGACAAACTTCCACTGTGTGCGTCGGATTCTGATGAGCTTGTTCAG ATCACAGGGGGAATCGACGTCGTCAGGAAAGCTCTTCAATCTGTTTCTCAACAACTTTTGGAAAATCCACCTCGGGATCATGAACCTCTTCGTGCCAATCCTACAGGACCATCTTCTCATTCAGCTGGTCAATTCCCACCACATAACCGTTCTCTTGCTGCACAAGGAGCGCCTTTTGCTGCAGGACCACGTgatatttctgtttttcatcCTGGTCCTCCTGTAATTCCCAAATTTCATGAAGGTGCCATACATGGACGCATGAGGCCTTCACAGGAGATGCTTACTTTCCGTTTATTGTGTCATGCTGAAAGAGTAGGAAATGTTATTGGTAAAGGTGGAGCAATCATAAAGGCTGTGCTGAACTATTGTTATGGAGCT CACCCAGATGATAGAGTATCTCCCGTGCAAGAGGCTGTATTTCGTGTGCAGAGCAGAATAGGAAGGTCTATACCTGATCCCAAAGAGCATAATATGTTAGCTAGGCTTCTTGTTTCTTCCAATCAAATAGGTTGTCTCCTTGGCAAGGGTGGTTCCATCATAACCGAAATGAGGAAGTTATCAGGGGCCCATATCCGTATATTAGGCAAGGATAAGGTTCCAAAGTGTGcttcagaagatgaagaagTAATTCAG ATAAGTGGAGAAGTCGAGGCAGTGCACGATGCACTTCTGCAAGTAACCACAAGACTAAGACATCATTTCTTTCGTGATGCATTTCCATCTATCAATTATCCTTCCAATTCTCCATTTCTAGATCAAGGTCCTCCATTCCCACCGTACTTTGGAAGGCGAGGACTTTCACCACCAGGGATGTATTCTAATCTAGGTCCACCTCCACACGGGGGTTTTCCTCTTGATGATGGTCCtccttttattaataatatacgCAGACCAGGCATTCCTCCTCATTTATCCGAAAGAAAGCCTTGGGGTCCTCAG GGGTTACTAGAAGGTGGTGGACCCATGGGCTTACCAGACTTTCCAGGAGGCCCTCATAGGAGAATTCCAGGATTTGCAAG TGGGGGCCAACCAATTATCACTAGTACCACTGTTGAAGTAGTTGTTCCTCGAAAGCTTGTGCCTGTAATTTATGGGGAGGATGGTGAATGCCTAAAACAAATACTTGAG ATCTCTGACGCAAATATCAAATTTATGGATCCAAAGCCTGGAGCTGTGGAAACCAAGATTATAATATCAGGAACCCCGGAGCAAACTCATGCTGCCCAAAGTCTTATTCAGGCGTTTGTCTTGAATGAGACAGAGTCTGGTTGA